One genomic region from Drosophila subpulchrella strain 33 F10 #4 breed RU33 chromosome 2R, RU_Dsub_v1.1 Primary Assembly, whole genome shotgun sequence encodes:
- the LOC119549367 gene encoding uncharacterized protein LOC119549367 isoform X2 yields the protein MSGPGAFDDEPPPEPRDGWLLVRIHVPELNVYKCLQFPSERLVWDVKQQVLASLPKELKESFNYGLFAPPANGKAGKFLDEERRLGDYPFNGPVGYLELKYKRRVYKMLTLDERQLKALHTRANLRRFLDCINGGHVEKIAKMCAKGLDPNFHCSESGDTPLTVATGAKKPNKLLIALVNGGALLDYRTKDGTTALHRAVEHDSLEAVSTLLELGASPNYRDGRGITPLYISITRKCEAKITESLLHDHATLGIQDSQGWNEVHQACRHGLVQHLEHLLFYGADMDGRNASGNSPLHVCAVNNQEACARMLLFRGAQRGAQNFANQTPYQVAVIAGNLELAEIIENYKSEDIVPFRGPPRYNPKRRSGIGWLSANGAAGAALLAAAGGGFGGALVGSNGAANGNNGNGAGGVGLMLSHQNHQQFLAGGHHQQQHLHHHQNHHQNHHQQLPHLHTLQLHGPPSPCPSEHMLGAYSSASSSLSEGSSGHRSHEDDISIVTDKSLGDTSDIISDSSGVGTNSDSAACSIGHPSTTVVCMEPYVGNTVGHIRLQPGDVIEVVGSTDCGLLEGYVRGTNQSGFFPADCVQEVSLRQKHITNVMTASTGMAPQQQQHAQQQQQHLQQIPASAAASYQGSPQLSLGGHSGSSSTLLQQPHQSPSLSVASNGSCQQPGESNNGGGGAPGNGMNNRNNNHSVGQYSSATAPRIKKSAYNAPRSVVLHRAKRGFGFILRGAKASSQLMQLRPSERFPALQYLDDVDPGGVADMAGLRPGDFLLTINGEDVSSASHEQVVEMIRSAGALVNLTVVSPQFPHQMQASVQYLPSGARAGSQHLNSGPSTPQSSHRQCATLPRKMTGPGGGVGGGSSSGGSVRMAPMPPRRDPKTTLSVGRARAKSMVAGLENGGEKEEELPHTKSNSVESIATPTPVGNQTGPGTPVQLRTASIKARPTSSRITAAELEELFQRQQGDGSAANASRYATMMTSSRFQSGTDSGAATPPASNGSPMRSGPLVYGSVAEMKRKTARSKHGSGTLRGKPVATPTVGAGGAGGGRDLKRFHSTPDLHGPQLHGSASSIWQAAGKGHHSQDDVATLHASLQRLNSNQGELKQGGGAVLPPPNHPPPPPPVGQVVKVETRSSVSEYESTISLQQKLKKRTENDAVTSAAIDGVQSSFNPSANAKIYASPQELRNVMAWKLRQAQEKPSQETSAGSQQPVSQYAAPTQMRPPPQQQQQQQQQQPQQQPSTVLASHYAAPQVQVQVQQVQQQPAPQSPPAPPPPQAAPVPAQNGNDNVSATGGGTAPPIPEPDYSCSESDGEDENSILVARNTKLNEKIALFDVPETSGNSQASGSSSNSGSASISHSLSVEEIQRIRSNLKTSKSSPNGFAKKPEEEKPQEQQHQQQQSHQQPQQHLQPGEDECDNSSSGVSSEQEQMAMAAGVTQPVGGKPTDTIKKKPSVTIVEEPKTIPDQPSSNSGHTTKPMAKTTISIGGAASAVPTATLTVKQLVQQQHAPAIQQQQQQLGSKQPVTVANSNKFSQQSNINSNVMSPQVLGRIPNVHHHQQQQQQSSNPNQKLIATQQQILQQQQQQLAHQQHLQQILKAKAAAAGGASNTAALVAKHQQKLHKGTSSGHESEMEARSDLEDDDGDLSPSPPAKAFQRHNSLTRKQAAAIAMQRGATRTTAVSLMQLPPPLEADSDGEPSQLTLQRQQPHHPSQTHPHPHQLQQLQQQQLQQQQQQQPMAAHIVGMLPSGQLVAVASGAVAGVPGVGAAAVQPGNNNLQQLCTDNLVLAPPPQFCDCNDAKHAPQPHLPTSQYHPQQQQQQQHQQQQQLHQQQQLQQQLQQQQMLQMHQRLSGGAGAGAVGTLGRVRIVGAMPKANHHRLH from the exons GAACTGAAGGAGAGCTTCAACTATGGCCTGTTTGCCCCACCTGCTAATGGCAAGGCGGGAAAATTCCTGGACGAAGAACGCCGCCTGGGCGATTATCCCTTCAACGGACCCGTGGGATACTTGGAG CTCAAGTATAAGAGGCGGGTGTACAAAATGCTGACTCTGGATGAACGCCAGTTGAAGGCCCTTCACACACGGGCCAATCTGCGGCGTTTTCTGGACTGCATCAATGGTGGGCATGTGGAGAAGATAGCCAAGATGTGCGCCAAGGGCCTAGATCCCAATTTCCACTGCTCGGAAAGCGGAGACACTCCGCTGACAGTGGCCACCGGAGCCAAGAAGCCGAATAAGCTGCTCATCGCTCTGGTCAACGGTGGAGCCTTGTTGGATTACAGGACCAAGGATGGAACCACTGCCCTGCATCGGGCTGTGGAGCACGATTCCCTGGAGGCGGTCAG CACTCTCCTCGAACTGGGCGCATCGCCAAACTACCGGGATGGGCGTGGCATCACCCCTCTGTACATCTCCATTACCAGGAAGTGCGAGGCCAAGATCACAGAGAGCCTGCTGCACGACCATGCCACGCTGGGTATCCAGGACAGCCAGGGCTGGAACGAGGTCCATCAG GCCTGTCGGCACGGCCTGGTCCAGCACCTGGAACACCTGCTGTTCTACGGTGCTGACATGGACGGCCGCAATGCGTCCGGCAATAGTCCGCTGCATGTGTGCGCTGTTAACAACCAAGAGGCTTGTGCTAGAATGCTTCTCTTTCGCGGCGCCCAGCGCGGCGCCCAGAACTTTGCCAACCAAACTCCCTACCAG GTGGCTGTCATAGCCGGCAACCTGGAGCTAGCCGAAATCATTGAGAACTACAAATCCGAGGATATTG TTCCCTTCCGCGGACCACCGCGCTACAATCCGAAGCGCCGCTCGGGCATCGGGTGGTTGAGCGCCAACGGAGCCGCCGGCGCAGCTCTGCTGGCAGCGGCTGGCGGTGGTTTCGGTGGTGCACTGGTCGGCTCGAATGGCGCCGCCAACGGAAACAACGGGAACGGGGCTGGCGGCGTTGGCCTGATGCTCAGCCATCAGAACCACCAGCAGTTCCTCGCCGGCGGAcaccatcagcagcagcatttGCACCACCATCAGAACCACCACCAGAATCACCACCAGCAGCTGCCCCACCTGCACACACTGCAGCTCCACGGCCCGCCATCGCCCTGCCCCTCGGAGCACATGCTGGGGGCCTACAGCTCCGCCAGCTCCAGCCTCTCCGAGGGCTCCTCCGGCCACCGATCCCACGAGGACGACATCAGCATTGTGACAG ACAAATCCCTGGGCGACACCAGCGACATTATCAGCGACTCGTCGGGCGTGGGAACCAACTCGGACTCGGCAGCCTGTTCCATTGGGCATCCCAGCACCACCGTGGTGTGCATGGAACCATATGTGGGCAACACCGTGGGTCACATTCGCCTCCAGCCGGGCGATGTGATCGAAGTGGTGGGCAGCACGGACTGCGGTCTGCTCGAGGGCTATGTGCGCGGCACCAATCAGTCCGGCTTCTTTCCGGCCGACTGCGTCCAGGAGGTGAGTCTGCGCCAGAAGCACATCACCAACGTGATGACCGCCAGCACGGGCATGGCTccccagcaacagcagcatgcccagcagcagcagcaacatctgcAGCAGATCCCAGCCTCCGCCGCTGCCTCCTATCAGGGATCGCCACAGCTGAGCCTGGGTGGACATTCCGGTAGCTCCAGCACATTGCTCCAGCAACCCCACCAGTCGCCCTCGCTATCGGTGGCCAGCAATGGATCCTGCCAGCAGCCGGGAGAGAGCAATaatggaggaggaggagcaccCGGCAATGGCATGAACAACCGGAACAACAACCACTCGGTGGGTCAGTACAGCAGTGCCACCGCACCGCGCATCAAAAAGAG CGCCTACAACGCCCCACGTTCGGTGGTTCTCCATCGGGCCAAGCGCGGATTCGGCTTCATCCTGCGCGGCGCCAAGGCCAGTTCCCAGCTAATGCAGCTGCGTCCCTCGGAACGCTTTCCGGCTCTGCAATACCTGGACGATGTGGATCCGGGTGGAGTGGCGGACATGGCAGGACTCCGTCCGGGAGACTTCCTGCTGACGATCAACGGCGAGGATGTGAGCTCCGCATCGCACGAGCAGGTGGTTGAGATGATCCGCTCGGCGGGAGCTCTGGTCAACTTGACGGTGGTCTCGCCACAGTTTCCCCACCAGATGCAGGCCAGTGTTCAGTATCTGCCCAGTGGAGCACGAGCTGGTAGCCAGCATCTGAACAGTGGACCAAGTACTCCTCAATCCTCGCATCGTCAGTGCGCCACGTTGCCCAGAAAGATGACGGGTCCGGGTGGTGGAGTTGGTGGTGGTTCCTCCTCGGGTGGCAGTGTACGCATGGCACCGATGCCACCACGCAGAGATCCCAAAACCACTTTGAGTGTGGGCAGAGCCAGGGCCAAGTCCATGGTGGCCGGTTTGGAAAACGGAGGCGAGAAGGAGGAGGAATTGCCGCACACCAAATCAAATTCGGTGGAATCGATTGCCACACCCACACCCGTTGGCAACCAAACGGGTCCGGGAACCCCGGTTCAGCTGCGCACCGCCAGCATCAAGGCGCGACCCACTTCTAGTAGGATCACAGCAGCCGAGCTAGAGGAGCTCTTCCAGCGGCAGCAGGGCGATGGCAGTGCGGCGAATGCCAGCCGATATGCCACCATGATGACCAGCTCCCGTTTCCAATCGGGCACGGACAGCGGTGCAGCCACTCCGCCCGCCTCCAATGGCTCACCCATGCGAAGTGGTCCCCTGGTCTACGGCAGTGTGGCGGAAATGAAGCGCAAGACGGCGAGGAGCAAGCATGGCAGTGGTACCCTGCGCGGCAAACCCGTGGCCACGCCCACAGTGGGAGCAGGTGGTGCCGGAGGCGGTCGTGACCTAAAGCGGTTCCATTCCACACCAGATTTGCATGGTCCACAGCTGCATGGCTCTGCCTCATCCATTTGGCAGGCGGCTGGCAAGGGTCACCACTCGCAGGACGATGTGGCCACGCTCCATGCCTCGCTCCAGCGCTTGAACTCCAACCAGGGAGAGCTGAAACAAGGAGGAGGTGCGGTACTTCCACCGCCCAATCATCCACCGCCGCCTCCTCCAGTCGGccaggtggtcaaggtggagacaCGCAGCAGCGTCTCGGAGTACGAGAGCACCATCTCCTTGCAGCAGAAGCTGAAGAAGCGGACGGAGAACGATGCTGTGACCAGTGCTGCCATCGATGGCGTCCAGAGCAGCTTCAATCCGTCGGCGAATGCCAAGATCTATGCCTCGCCGCAGGAGCTACGCAACGTGATGGCCTGGAAGTTGCGCCAGGCGCAGGAGAAGCCATCGCAGGAGACATCCGCTGGCTCCCAGCAACCAGTCAGTCAGTATGCTGCTCCCACGCAGATGCGTCcaccaccacaacaacaacagcagcagcagcagcaacaaccacagcagcagccatCCACAGTGCTGGCCTCCCACTATGCCGCCCCTCAAGTCCAAGTGCAAGTGCAACAGGTGCAGCAGCAGCCAGCACCTCAATCCCCGCCTGCACCACCGCCGCCTCAGGCAGCACCTGTACCGGCTCAAAATGGCAATGACAATGTAAGTGCAACTGGAGGCGGAACAGCTCCTCCGATTCCCGAGCCGGACTACAGCTGCAGCGAATCAGATGGCGAGGATGAGAACTCCATTCTGGTGGCACGCAACACGAAGCTCAACGAGAAGATTGCACTGTTCGATGTTCCAGAGACAAGTGGAAATAGTCAGGCTAG TGGAAGCAGTTCCAACTCGGGCAGTGCCTCCATTTCCCATTCGCTCTCCGTGGAGGAGATCCAGCGCATTCGGAGCAATCTCAAAACATCAAAGTCATCGCCAAACGGCTTTGCCAAGAAGCCAGAGGAGGAGAAACCACAagagcagcagcaccagcaacagcaatccCACCAGCAACCGCAGCAACATCTGCAGCCAGGCGAAGATGAGTGCGACAACAGCAGCTCTGGCGTGAGCAGCGAACAGGAGCAGATGGCAATGGCTGCAGGAGTGACACAGCCGGTCGGTGGAAAGCCCACCGATACCATCAAGAAGAAGCCTTCGGTGACCATTGTGGAAGAGCCGAAGACCATTCCCGATcagcccagcagcaacagcggcCACACCACCAAGCCCATGGCGAAGACCACCATCAGCATAGGCGGCGCAGCCAGCGCAGTACCCACAGCCACCCTTACGGTGAAGCAGCTTGTGCAACAACAGCATGCACCCGCTatccaacagcagcagcagcagctgggcAGCAAGCAACCAGTGACTGTGGCCAACAGCAACAAGTTCTCGCAACagagcaacatcaacagcaaTGTGATGAGTCCCCAGGTCTTGGGACGCATTCCCAACGTGCaccatcatcagcagcagcagcaacagtcgTCGAATCCCAACCAGAAGCTGATCGCCACCCAGCAGCAGatactgcagcagcagcaacagcagctggCCCACCAACAGCATCTACAACAGATCCTCAAGGCGAAGGCCGCTGCGGCCGGAGGAGCTAGTAATACAGCCGCCTTGGTGGCCAAGCATCAGCAGAAACTACACAAGGGAACCAGCAGTGGCCACGAATCCGAGATGGAGGCGCGTTCCGATCTAGAGGATGATGATGGCGATCTGAGTCCCTCGCCGCCGGCCAAGGCTTTCCAGCGTCACAATTCGCTGACGCGCAAACAGGCAGCAGCGATTGCCATGCAAAGGGGTGCCACTAGGACCACAGCGGTATCCCTGATGCAACTCCCGCCGCCATTGGAGGCGGACAGCGATGGAGAACCGTCGCAGCTCACGCTCCAGCGCCAGCAGCCCCATCACCCCTCGCAGACCCACCCACATCCCCACCAGCTGCAGCAGCttcagcagcaacaactgcaacagcagcagcagcaacagccgATGGCCGCCCACATTGTGGGCATGCTGCCCAGCGGACAGCTGGTGGCTGTTGCCTCTGGCGCTGTTGCTGGCGTTCCGGGCGTTGGGGCGGCTGCGGTGCAGCCGGGCAACAACAATCTGCAGCAGCTGTGCACCGACAATCTGGTGCTGGCGCCACCGCCGCAGTTCTGCGATTGCAACGATGCCAAGCACGCGCCGCAGCCGCATTTGCCAACGAGCCAATACCatccacagcagcaacagcagcagcagcatcagcagcagcagcaactgcatcagcagcagcaactgcaacagcaactgcagcagcaacagatgctGCAGATGCACCAGCGTCTGTCCGGCGGTGCTGGGGCTGGAGCTGTGGGCACCTTGGGAAGGGTCCGCATCGTGGGGGCCATGCCCAAGGCCAACCACCATAGGTTGCACTAA
- the LOC119549367 gene encoding AF4/FMR2 family member lilli isoform X4, giving the protein MSGPGAFDDEPPPEPRDGWLLVRIHVPELNVYKCLQFPSERLVWDVKQQVLASLPKELKESFNYGLFAPPANGKAGKFLDEERRLGDYPFNGPVGYLELKYKRRVYKMLTLDERQLKALHTRANLRRFLDCINGGHVEKIAKMCAKGLDPNFHCSESGDTPLTVATGAKKPNKLLIALVNGGALLDYRTKDGTTALHRAVEHDSLEAVSTLLELGASPNYRDGRGITPLYISITRKCEAKITESLLHDHATLGIQDSQGWNEVHQACRHGLVQHLEHLLFYGADMDGRNASGNSPLHVCAVNNQEACARMLLFRGAQRGAQNFANQTPYQVAVIAGNLELAEIIENYKSEDIDKSLGDTSDIISDSSGVGTNSDSAACSIGHPSTTVVCMEPYVGNTVGHIRLQPGDVIEVVGSTDCGLLEGYVRGTNQSGFFPADCVQEVSLRQKHITNVMTASTGMAPQQQQHAQQQQQHLQQIPASAAASYQGSPQLSLGGHSGSSSTLLQQPHQSPSLSVASNGSCQQPGESNNGGGGAPGNGMNNRNNNHSVGQYSSATAPRIKKSAYNAPRSVVLHRAKRGFGFILRGAKASSQLMQLRPSERFPALQYLDDVDPGGVADMAGLRPGDFLLTINGEDVSSASHEQVVEMIRSAGALVNLTVVSPQFPHQMQASVQYLPSGARAGSQHLNSGPSTPQSSHRQCATLPRKMTGPGGGVGGGSSSGGSVRMAPMPPRRDPKTTLSVGRARAKSMVAGLENGGEKEEELPHTKSNSVESIATPTPVGNQTGPGTPVQLRTASIKARPTSSRITAAELEELFQRQQGDGSAANASRYATMMTSSRFQSGTDSGAATPPASNGSPMRSGPLVYGSVAEMKRKTARSKHGSGTLRGKPVATPTVGAGGAGGGRDLKRFHSTPDLHGPQLHGSASSIWQAAGKGHHSQDDVATLHASLQRLNSNQGELKQGGGAVLPPPNHPPPPPPVGQVVKVETRSSVSEYESTISLQQKLKKRTENDAVTSAAIDGVQSSFNPSANAKIYASPQELRNVMAWKLRQAQEKPSQETSAGSQQPVSQYAAPTQMRPPPQQQQQQQQQQPQQQPSTVLASHYAAPQVQVQVQQVQQQPAPQSPPAPPPPQAAPVPAQNGNDNVSATGGGTAPPIPEPDYSCSESDGEDENSILVARNTKLNEKIALFDVPETSGNSQASGSSSNSGSASISHSLSVEEIQRIRSNLKTSKSSPNGFAKKPEEEKPQEQQHQQQQSHQQPQQHLQPGEDECDNSSSGVSSEQEQMAMAAGVTQPVGGKPTDTIKKKPSVTIVEEPKTIPDQPSSNSGHTTKPMAKTTISIGGAASAVPTATLTVKQLVQQQHAPAIQQQQQQLGSKQPVTVANSNKFSQQSNINSNVMSPQVLGRIPNVHHHQQQQQQSSNPNQKLIATQQQILQQQQQQLAHQQHLQQILKAKAAAAGGASNTAALVAKHQQKLHKGTSSGHESEMEARSDLEDDDGDLSPSPPAKAFQRHNSLTRKQAAAIAMQRGATRTTAVSLMQLPPPLEADSDGEPSQLTLQRQQPHHPSQTHPHPHQLQQLQQQQLQQQQQQQPMAAHIVGMLPSGQLVAVASGAVAGVPGVGAAAVQPGNNNLQQLCTDNLVLAPPPQFCDCNDAKHAPQPHLPTSQYHPQQQQQQQHQQQQQLHQQQQLQQQLQQQQMLQMHQRLSGGAGAGAVGTLGRVRIVGAMPKANHHRLH; this is encoded by the exons GAACTGAAGGAGAGCTTCAACTATGGCCTGTTTGCCCCACCTGCTAATGGCAAGGCGGGAAAATTCCTGGACGAAGAACGCCGCCTGGGCGATTATCCCTTCAACGGACCCGTGGGATACTTGGAG CTCAAGTATAAGAGGCGGGTGTACAAAATGCTGACTCTGGATGAACGCCAGTTGAAGGCCCTTCACACACGGGCCAATCTGCGGCGTTTTCTGGACTGCATCAATGGTGGGCATGTGGAGAAGATAGCCAAGATGTGCGCCAAGGGCCTAGATCCCAATTTCCACTGCTCGGAAAGCGGAGACACTCCGCTGACAGTGGCCACCGGAGCCAAGAAGCCGAATAAGCTGCTCATCGCTCTGGTCAACGGTGGAGCCTTGTTGGATTACAGGACCAAGGATGGAACCACTGCCCTGCATCGGGCTGTGGAGCACGATTCCCTGGAGGCGGTCAG CACTCTCCTCGAACTGGGCGCATCGCCAAACTACCGGGATGGGCGTGGCATCACCCCTCTGTACATCTCCATTACCAGGAAGTGCGAGGCCAAGATCACAGAGAGCCTGCTGCACGACCATGCCACGCTGGGTATCCAGGACAGCCAGGGCTGGAACGAGGTCCATCAG GCCTGTCGGCACGGCCTGGTCCAGCACCTGGAACACCTGCTGTTCTACGGTGCTGACATGGACGGCCGCAATGCGTCCGGCAATAGTCCGCTGCATGTGTGCGCTGTTAACAACCAAGAGGCTTGTGCTAGAATGCTTCTCTTTCGCGGCGCCCAGCGCGGCGCCCAGAACTTTGCCAACCAAACTCCCTACCAG GTGGCTGTCATAGCCGGCAACCTGGAGCTAGCCGAAATCATTGAGAACTACAAATCCGAGGATATTG ACAAATCCCTGGGCGACACCAGCGACATTATCAGCGACTCGTCGGGCGTGGGAACCAACTCGGACTCGGCAGCCTGTTCCATTGGGCATCCCAGCACCACCGTGGTGTGCATGGAACCATATGTGGGCAACACCGTGGGTCACATTCGCCTCCAGCCGGGCGATGTGATCGAAGTGGTGGGCAGCACGGACTGCGGTCTGCTCGAGGGCTATGTGCGCGGCACCAATCAGTCCGGCTTCTTTCCGGCCGACTGCGTCCAGGAGGTGAGTCTGCGCCAGAAGCACATCACCAACGTGATGACCGCCAGCACGGGCATGGCTccccagcaacagcagcatgcccagcagcagcagcaacatctgcAGCAGATCCCAGCCTCCGCCGCTGCCTCCTATCAGGGATCGCCACAGCTGAGCCTGGGTGGACATTCCGGTAGCTCCAGCACATTGCTCCAGCAACCCCACCAGTCGCCCTCGCTATCGGTGGCCAGCAATGGATCCTGCCAGCAGCCGGGAGAGAGCAATaatggaggaggaggagcaccCGGCAATGGCATGAACAACCGGAACAACAACCACTCGGTGGGTCAGTACAGCAGTGCCACCGCACCGCGCATCAAAAAGAG CGCCTACAACGCCCCACGTTCGGTGGTTCTCCATCGGGCCAAGCGCGGATTCGGCTTCATCCTGCGCGGCGCCAAGGCCAGTTCCCAGCTAATGCAGCTGCGTCCCTCGGAACGCTTTCCGGCTCTGCAATACCTGGACGATGTGGATCCGGGTGGAGTGGCGGACATGGCAGGACTCCGTCCGGGAGACTTCCTGCTGACGATCAACGGCGAGGATGTGAGCTCCGCATCGCACGAGCAGGTGGTTGAGATGATCCGCTCGGCGGGAGCTCTGGTCAACTTGACGGTGGTCTCGCCACAGTTTCCCCACCAGATGCAGGCCAGTGTTCAGTATCTGCCCAGTGGAGCACGAGCTGGTAGCCAGCATCTGAACAGTGGACCAAGTACTCCTCAATCCTCGCATCGTCAGTGCGCCACGTTGCCCAGAAAGATGACGGGTCCGGGTGGTGGAGTTGGTGGTGGTTCCTCCTCGGGTGGCAGTGTACGCATGGCACCGATGCCACCACGCAGAGATCCCAAAACCACTTTGAGTGTGGGCAGAGCCAGGGCCAAGTCCATGGTGGCCGGTTTGGAAAACGGAGGCGAGAAGGAGGAGGAATTGCCGCACACCAAATCAAATTCGGTGGAATCGATTGCCACACCCACACCCGTTGGCAACCAAACGGGTCCGGGAACCCCGGTTCAGCTGCGCACCGCCAGCATCAAGGCGCGACCCACTTCTAGTAGGATCACAGCAGCCGAGCTAGAGGAGCTCTTCCAGCGGCAGCAGGGCGATGGCAGTGCGGCGAATGCCAGCCGATATGCCACCATGATGACCAGCTCCCGTTTCCAATCGGGCACGGACAGCGGTGCAGCCACTCCGCCCGCCTCCAATGGCTCACCCATGCGAAGTGGTCCCCTGGTCTACGGCAGTGTGGCGGAAATGAAGCGCAAGACGGCGAGGAGCAAGCATGGCAGTGGTACCCTGCGCGGCAAACCCGTGGCCACGCCCACAGTGGGAGCAGGTGGTGCCGGAGGCGGTCGTGACCTAAAGCGGTTCCATTCCACACCAGATTTGCATGGTCCACAGCTGCATGGCTCTGCCTCATCCATTTGGCAGGCGGCTGGCAAGGGTCACCACTCGCAGGACGATGTGGCCACGCTCCATGCCTCGCTCCAGCGCTTGAACTCCAACCAGGGAGAGCTGAAACAAGGAGGAGGTGCGGTACTTCCACCGCCCAATCATCCACCGCCGCCTCCTCCAGTCGGccaggtggtcaaggtggagacaCGCAGCAGCGTCTCGGAGTACGAGAGCACCATCTCCTTGCAGCAGAAGCTGAAGAAGCGGACGGAGAACGATGCTGTGACCAGTGCTGCCATCGATGGCGTCCAGAGCAGCTTCAATCCGTCGGCGAATGCCAAGATCTATGCCTCGCCGCAGGAGCTACGCAACGTGATGGCCTGGAAGTTGCGCCAGGCGCAGGAGAAGCCATCGCAGGAGACATCCGCTGGCTCCCAGCAACCAGTCAGTCAGTATGCTGCTCCCACGCAGATGCGTCcaccaccacaacaacaacagcagcagcagcagcaacaaccacagcagcagccatCCACAGTGCTGGCCTCCCACTATGCCGCCCCTCAAGTCCAAGTGCAAGTGCAACAGGTGCAGCAGCAGCCAGCACCTCAATCCCCGCCTGCACCACCGCCGCCTCAGGCAGCACCTGTACCGGCTCAAAATGGCAATGACAATGTAAGTGCAACTGGAGGCGGAACAGCTCCTCCGATTCCCGAGCCGGACTACAGCTGCAGCGAATCAGATGGCGAGGATGAGAACTCCATTCTGGTGGCACGCAACACGAAGCTCAACGAGAAGATTGCACTGTTCGATGTTCCAGAGACAAGTGGAAATAGTCAGGCTAG TGGAAGCAGTTCCAACTCGGGCAGTGCCTCCATTTCCCATTCGCTCTCCGTGGAGGAGATCCAGCGCATTCGGAGCAATCTCAAAACATCAAAGTCATCGCCAAACGGCTTTGCCAAGAAGCCAGAGGAGGAGAAACCACAagagcagcagcaccagcaacagcaatccCACCAGCAACCGCAGCAACATCTGCAGCCAGGCGAAGATGAGTGCGACAACAGCAGCTCTGGCGTGAGCAGCGAACAGGAGCAGATGGCAATGGCTGCAGGAGTGACACAGCCGGTCGGTGGAAAGCCCACCGATACCATCAAGAAGAAGCCTTCGGTGACCATTGTGGAAGAGCCGAAGACCATTCCCGATcagcccagcagcaacagcggcCACACCACCAAGCCCATGGCGAAGACCACCATCAGCATAGGCGGCGCAGCCAGCGCAGTACCCACAGCCACCCTTACGGTGAAGCAGCTTGTGCAACAACAGCATGCACCCGCTatccaacagcagcagcagcagctgggcAGCAAGCAACCAGTGACTGTGGCCAACAGCAACAAGTTCTCGCAACagagcaacatcaacagcaaTGTGATGAGTCCCCAGGTCTTGGGACGCATTCCCAACGTGCaccatcatcagcagcagcagcaacagtcgTCGAATCCCAACCAGAAGCTGATCGCCACCCAGCAGCAGatactgcagcagcagcaacagcagctggCCCACCAACAGCATCTACAACAGATCCTCAAGGCGAAGGCCGCTGCGGCCGGAGGAGCTAGTAATACAGCCGCCTTGGTGGCCAAGCATCAGCAGAAACTACACAAGGGAACCAGCAGTGGCCACGAATCCGAGATGGAGGCGCGTTCCGATCTAGAGGATGATGATGGCGATCTGAGTCCCTCGCCGCCGGCCAAGGCTTTCCAGCGTCACAATTCGCTGACGCGCAAACAGGCAGCAGCGATTGCCATGCAAAGGGGTGCCACTAGGACCACAGCGGTATCCCTGATGCAACTCCCGCCGCCATTGGAGGCGGACAGCGATGGAGAACCGTCGCAGCTCACGCTCCAGCGCCAGCAGCCCCATCACCCCTCGCAGACCCACCCACATCCCCACCAGCTGCAGCAGCttcagcagcaacaactgcaacagcagcagcagcaacagccgATGGCCGCCCACATTGTGGGCATGCTGCCCAGCGGACAGCTGGTGGCTGTTGCCTCTGGCGCTGTTGCTGGCGTTCCGGGCGTTGGGGCGGCTGCGGTGCAGCCGGGCAACAACAATCTGCAGCAGCTGTGCACCGACAATCTGGTGCTGGCGCCACCGCCGCAGTTCTGCGATTGCAACGATGCCAAGCACGCGCCGCAGCCGCATTTGCCAACGAGCCAATACCatccacagcagcaacagcagcagcagcatcagcagcagcagcaactgcatcagcagcagcaactgcaacagcaactgcagcagcaacagatgctGCAGATGCACCAGCGTCTGTCCGGCGGTGCTGGGGCTGGAGCTGTGGGCACCTTGGGAAGGGTCCGCATCGTGGGGGCCATGCCCAAGGCCAACCACCATAGGTTGCACTAA